The genomic region TGTTTTCGACGAGGATGCCGGCCACTTTGCGCTGGTTGATGTATATGTCGTTTGGCCATTTTACTGAAATTTTAACCTCTGTATCTGCGCAGGCCTGCTCAGCCGTATCGGCCACCGCCAGCGCCACGGCACGGGTAAGATCGAACTGGGCCGGGGGGGCCAGAAACACCGGACGAAGCACGATGCTTACGGTGAGATTTTCGCCCGGAGCTGTGTGCCATTCGCTGCCGCGCTGCCCGCGCCCGGCAGTTTGATGCTGTGCACTGATCAGCGTGCCTTCGGCAACCGGTGTACTACGCACGAGGTCGAGCGCAAACGTATTGGTAGAGGCCACTTCCTCCAATCTGATATGATGTCTTCCGGTGAATAGTGTTTCCGGCGGCTGATCGGGCATTTTTCGCTAACTTTGCTCGTTTTTACAAACAT from Bacteroidota bacterium harbors:
- a CDS encoding biotin--[acetyl-CoA-carboxylase] ligase, with translation MPDQPPETLFTGRHHIRLEEVASTNTFALDLVRSTPVAEGTLISAQHQTAGRGQRGSEWHTAPGENLTVSIVLRPVFLAPPAQFDLTRAVALAVADTAEQACADTEVKISVKWPNDIYINQRKVAGILVENILGSNRFVAAVVGIGLNVNQLQFGELAAKATSLRLVTGKTADTEKLLARLCEFLEKYYLMLRAGKADELRQLYENKLYLRGVEARFSKNDTTFNATVLGTNAEGLLRLSINGSEQLFSFKEVKFEN